A window of the Streptomyces sp. NBC_01351 genome harbors these coding sequences:
- a CDS encoding flavoprotein, whose protein sequence is MPTRTLYLLCSAAPPVFDVAHVVEDAQSRGWDVCLGLTPTAAHWLSGNLDGLAALTGHPVRWQYKLPGEPDVWPSADALLFAPATFNSVNAWALGLTDRFVVGVAAEAVGKGTPVVAMPCTNSALAAHPQFDQSLSVLRTAGVDLLYGEAGFTPGPAGPDAPPHFPWPLALDAVDRTAAPE, encoded by the coding sequence ATGCCCACAAGGACCCTCTACTTGCTCTGCTCCGCCGCCCCGCCCGTCTTCGACGTGGCCCACGTGGTCGAGGACGCCCAGTCCCGCGGCTGGGACGTCTGCCTCGGGCTCACCCCGACCGCCGCGCACTGGCTGTCCGGAAACCTCGACGGACTGGCCGCCCTGACCGGGCACCCGGTGCGCTGGCAGTACAAGCTCCCCGGGGAGCCCGACGTATGGCCCTCGGCCGACGCCCTGCTCTTCGCCCCGGCCACCTTCAACTCGGTCAACGCCTGGGCCCTCGGCCTGACCGACCGGTTCGTCGTGGGCGTCGCCGCCGAGGCCGTCGGCAAGGGCACCCCCGTCGTCGCCATGCCCTGCACGAACTCCGCCCTCGCCGCGCACCCCCAGTTCGACCAGTCCCTGAGCGTCCTGCGCACCGCGGGCGTCGACCTCCTCTACGGCGAGGCCGGTTTCACCCCGGGCCCGGCCGGCCCCGACGCCCCGCCCCACTTCCCGTGGCCGCTGGCCCTGGACGCCGTGGACCGCACCGCCGCCCCGGAGTAA
- a CDS encoding DinB family protein → MIDEGRARPVTVGDERATLTSLLQWQRDTLMMKCAGLTAEQLRMKAVAPSGLSLLGLVRHLAEVERGWFRNIVGGEDVRGYFPKNAAGEWTEFHVEDADPAESFKVWEDTCERSRVIVAGAESLDVVGAFGEERYSLRYVLGHMIEEYARHNGHADLLREAIDGVTGE, encoded by the coding sequence ATGATCGATGAGGGTAGGGCCCGGCCCGTTACGGTGGGCGATGAGCGTGCCACCTTGACCAGCCTGCTGCAGTGGCAGCGGGACACGCTGATGATGAAGTGCGCGGGTCTGACCGCCGAGCAGTTGCGGATGAAGGCGGTGGCGCCGTCCGGGCTGAGTCTGTTGGGGCTCGTGCGGCATCTGGCGGAGGTCGAGCGCGGGTGGTTCCGCAACATCGTGGGCGGCGAGGACGTGCGCGGCTACTTCCCGAAGAACGCGGCCGGGGAGTGGACGGAGTTCCACGTCGAGGACGCGGATCCGGCCGAGTCGTTCAAGGTGTGGGAAGACACCTGCGAGCGGTCGCGGGTGATCGTGGCGGGTGCCGAATCGCTGGATGTGGTGGGGGCTTTCGGGGAGGAGCGCTATTCCTTGCGTTATGTCCTGGGCCACATGATCGAGGAGTACGCCCGGCACAACGGGCACGCTGATCTGCTGCGCGAGGCGATCGACGGGGTCACCGGGGAGTAG
- a CDS encoding epoxide hydrolase family protein, with product MEEFRLDVAQGELDDLRARLGRVRWVEGLEGVGWEYGIPVGEMRELVRYWSEEYDWRAAEERLNEWPQFVTEIDGARVHFAHVRSPEPGATPLLMTHGWPGSIVEFQKVAGALSDPRAHGGDPADAFHLVMPHIPGFALSGPTTEVGWEYKRVARAFGTLMERLGYDRYGVQGGDWGAAVSRELGRVRPGNVVGVHLNLLPGGGATAEPGEEELAALSPEERERTWASWERYRVWARERQGYADIQATRPQTLAYGLNDSPVGLLAWIGEKFAEWSDPRCPIDRDQMLTNVMLYWLTGTVGSAARIYYERAHAPYAGEAVSVSRTPTALADFPRDNFIPLRHVAARTDSVVRWTSYDRGGHFAAMEVPELLVEDVRAFFRELGMDSVRS from the coding sequence GTGGAAGAGTTTCGGCTTGATGTGGCGCAGGGGGAGTTGGATGACCTGCGGGCGCGGTTGGGGCGGGTGCGGTGGGTTGAGGGGTTGGAGGGGGTGGGGTGGGAGTACGGGATTCCGGTTGGTGAGATGCGGGAGCTCGTGCGGTATTGGAGCGAGGAATACGACTGGCGTGCTGCTGAGGAACGGCTGAACGAGTGGCCGCAGTTCGTGACGGAGATCGATGGGGCGCGGGTGCATTTCGCGCACGTGCGGTCGCCCGAGCCCGGTGCTACGCCGCTGTTGATGACCCATGGGTGGCCGGGGTCCATCGTGGAGTTCCAGAAGGTGGCCGGGGCGTTGAGTGATCCTCGGGCGCATGGTGGCGATCCTGCGGATGCCTTTCATCTCGTGATGCCGCACATTCCGGGCTTTGCCCTGTCCGGGCCGACGACCGAGGTCGGGTGGGAGTACAAGCGGGTCGCCCGGGCCTTTGGGACGTTGATGGAGCGGCTCGGGTATGACCGGTACGGGGTGCAGGGCGGGGACTGGGGGGCGGCGGTCTCGCGGGAGCTCGGGCGGGTGCGGCCGGGGAATGTGGTCGGGGTGCACCTGAACTTGCTGCCGGGGGGTGGGGCCACCGCCGAGCCGGGGGAGGAGGAGCTGGCCGCGTTGAGCCCGGAGGAGAGGGAACGGACCTGGGCCTCTTGGGAGCGGTACCGGGTCTGGGCGCGTGAGCGGCAGGGCTATGCCGACATTCAGGCGACCCGGCCGCAGACGCTGGCGTACGGGCTGAACGATTCGCCGGTCGGGCTGCTCGCCTGGATCGGGGAGAAGTTCGCCGAGTGGAGTGATCCCCGGTGCCCGATCGACCGGGACCAGATGCTGACCAATGTCATGTTGTATTGGCTGACCGGGACGGTGGGGTCCGCTGCGCGGATCTATTACGAGCGGGCGCATGCTCCGTATGCCGGGGAGGCGGTGTCGGTGTCGCGGACGCCCACGGCCTTGGCCGATTTTCCGCGGGACAACTTCATTCCGCTGCGGCACGTGGCCGCGCGGACCGACTCCGTCGTGCGCTGGACCTCGTACGACCGGGGCGGGCACTTTGCCGCCATGGAGGTGCCGGAGTTGCTGGTGGAGGACGTGCGGGCGTTCTTCAGGGAATTGGGGATGGATAGTGTTCGATCATGA